AGATCGGCAGACCTTTCAACCGCGCGTAGATTTCCCTCCGTGTACGCCCCTCCGGCATGTCGGGCCAGGGACCCTCTTGGTCCTGGAAATGGAAGAAGTGGTCAACGAGTGGTCGAACGTATCGCCAGTAGGCGGGATTGTCCGTTTGAAGCACAAACAGCCCGCCGGGAACCAGTGCGCGGTGGACCAACGCCAGAAAAGCCGGTGTCAGCAACCGTCGGTGCTGCTTTTCCGGATCTTTATACGGTTGGGGATGATAAACGTGAATTTCTGTGACGCTGTGGGGAGCCACGTAATTTTCCAGAAATTCATGGCCCCCACACACGAGAAAACGCACATTGGAGAGTCCCCGCTGATTGGCACGACGGGTCGCATAGCGGATCACCACCGGCAGGATGTCCAGTCCCACATGGTTGAATTCGGGACGCCGTAAAGCACTGGCCAGGGTGAAACGTCCATTGCCACACCCAATGTCCAAAACAAGCGGTGCCTCCCGACCGAACACCGCTGACCAATCAATGGGGCCGGGCGGGGGAAGTCTCTTGATCGCTGTTTTGACCCACTGCTCCGGAGGAAGAATTCGACCGGGAATGGGAACACCGAACTCGTATTCGACGTCGCCTTCCCGGTAGTCTTTGGCACGTTTCATAGGATTCTCATGTATTGCGGCGGGCTTGGGCGGAACATAATGGAAGGAATAATCTCACTGCCTTCGAAGAAGTTACACGGGCGGGAACGCCTCTAATATTGTACACCGGCTCCAAATCCAAAGAGGTGGTTCAGCCATTTCCCGATCGTTCAGGTGCAAAAATGCTCTTATGGCAATTGGCGGAAATTCTCTGGGTGTTCGCGCAGATCGGGTTGGTGAGTTTTGGCGGCCCGGCTGCCTCGATCGCCATCATGCAGCAAGCGATCGTGCAGCGGCGTCGCTGGTTGAGTGATGAGGAATTCATGGACTACGTGGGAGCGAGCTATCTCATTCCCGGCCCCATCGCCGTGCAACTATCCCTCCATCTGGGTTACCGTAGGGCGGGGCTCCCCGGCGCGCTGGCGGCGGTCTTGGGATTCGTCGTTCCTGCAGCGATGATCACCTGGGTTTGTGCAATCGTCTATGTGCGCAACCAGGGATTGCCCGCCCTGGAGGCCTGCCTCTCGGCCGTCCGACCGGTGATTCTCGCGATTATTCTCGTCTCCATCACGCAAATTGCGCAGGGAAGATTGCGACGACCGGCCAATCTCGCGATCCTGGCCGCCGTGGTCGTGGCTTACCTGCTGGGAGCCAATCCGTTTGCGATTCTCGTGGTGGGCGCATTTTTTGGTATGCTTCTCTTTCGCTTGATTCGACCGAAAAACGAAACTTCGCCACCCGGCAACCGGCCTTCTGAGGAACGCCCTCCCCACCGTAGTTTGCCTCTTCTGGGGCTTATGACGGCCGCCAGCGCATCCGGGCCAACAGCGCAGATGTCTGCATTCCAGCTCTTTCTGGTGTTTGCCAAGATAGGAGTTTTCCTTTACGGTGGTGGCAATGTCCTGGCGGCTTACCTGGCCTCTGAGTTCGTCAAAACAGGTATCCTGTCGCATCAACAATTACTGGATGCGTTGGCCGTCGGCCAGAGCACGCCCGGTCCGATTCTCACAGTTGCCACATTTCTGGGCTACGTGCTGGGAGGTCATATTGGAGCTGTAGCGGCCACAGCGGGTATCATTACTCCGTGCGTGATGTTGGCCTCCGTTCTCCATCCCTACGTGCGGAAAGCCCGTTCGTACCGCTGGTCGGCCGATTTTCTGGATGCCTTGATCCTGGCAGTCATCGGTTTGATCCTGGGAGTGTGCGTGGACCTGGGACGCCAGGTTTTTACGCAGCCCACCGCAATCGCGCTGGGGTTGTTCGCCCTCTGGGCGGCGGCTGTTTGGAAGATTTCGCCGGTGCTACTGGTCTTCGCGGCTGCCCTCCTGGGGTTAATTTTGGGGGCATGAAACTGAGTTTTCACCACAAGTAACCAACCGTCTTGACCGTTCCGGGAGTCGCTCTCTGGAGTCGCCTCTCTCCCTACCTAATGAACTGCTGAAGGTTTTGAAGTTCGCCCAGCGTGGGCGCGGAAGGAGCAGACGACAGATCGACGCCATTCATCACTTGCTCCGACCGGCATGTGTTTCGACATGGGTCACGTGTTGTAGGAGCGATACATGAACTGCCTTTGCCGGGACGTGATCGGCTGGCTCTCGCTTTCGACAGGGCAACGATCAACTCTTTCCGCACCCGAGACCCGAATTTTCACTCACTACGACCCTGAAACAGGGAGAATCTAAGGCTTGGCGTTGGCTTCCCGGAAGCAAAGCCCTGTGCCATAATGGTACGC
This is a stretch of genomic DNA from Thermogutta terrifontis. It encodes these proteins:
- the trmB gene encoding tRNA (guanine(46)-N(7))-methyltransferase TrmB, which codes for MKRAKDYREGDVEYEFGVPIPGRILPPEQWVKTAIKRLPPPGPIDWSAVFGREAPLVLDIGCGNGRFTLASALRRPEFNHVGLDILPVVIRYATRRANQRGLSNVRFLVCGGHEFLENYVAPHSVTEIHVYHPQPYKDPEKQHRRLLTPAFLALVHRALVPGGLFVLQTDNPAYWRYVRPLVDHFFHFQDQEGPWPDMPEGRTRREIYARLKGLPIFRGYGYARQDLTDEDATALAARLPPPVFSAEEDRDPLEEGRTRCSHRPKPRRIRRTRRR
- the chrA gene encoding chromate efflux transporter; amino-acid sequence: MLLWQLAEILWVFAQIGLVSFGGPAASIAIMQQAIVQRRRWLSDEEFMDYVGASYLIPGPIAVQLSLHLGYRRAGLPGALAAVLGFVVPAAMITWVCAIVYVRNQGLPALEACLSAVRPVILAIILVSITQIAQGRLRRPANLAILAAVVVAYLLGANPFAILVVGAFFGMLLFRLIRPKNETSPPGNRPSEERPPHRSLPLLGLMTAASASGPTAQMSAFQLFLVFAKIGVFLYGGGNVLAAYLASEFVKTGILSHQQLLDALAVGQSTPGPILTVATFLGYVLGGHIGAVAATAGIITPCVMLASVLHPYVRKARSYRWSADFLDALILAVIGLILGVCVDLGRQVFTQPTAIALGLFALWAAAVWKISPVLLVFAAALLGLILGA